The candidate division WOR-3 bacterium genome includes the window TCTCGCAGTTCTTGCAGGATTCAATATTATATGTTAAATTTTCTTTGATCATTGTTGTATTGACCACCTCTTAGATCCATCCACATAACATAAATAGAACCCTGTTTATATCTCACACGCGTTGAGGGTCTGCAGACTCCCTGATCATCATTTACCTGAACGCCGGGTCGAAAGGTCTGGGCACAGACAAATGTCAGGGTCAAACAAACAACAATCAACAATCTTCTCATCTTGAAGTTTTTAAAATAACTAGTAATTTCTTGGGGTTCGAAGTAGTGATAATAAGATTTAGTATTCGCTAACAAAAATGTATTCTTCTCGATCATCTTGGAGTTTTTCCTTACTATCTCATAACTGGGGTCGCTCGTAGAGAAGGCTGATACATATACAAAACCACCTTTCTTTACACCGTTTTTAATTTCCGTAATTATTGCTTTGATCTCACTTCTCTTAAAAAAATTGAGCACCCATGCACAAATAATAAGTATGTATCTCTCTTTAGAGATATGAATCTCCCTCAAGTCACACATTGTTGCTTTCACTTTAAGTTTCAATTTTTCTGCTTGCCTATCGCATTTTGAAA containing:
- a CDS encoding methyltransferase domain-containing protein, which produces MIFTKKKSAAWGLRPDLPLEQYADIIPKGKVLDLGIGEGRNAFYLAKLGFTVEGIDVSKTAVSKCDRQAEKLKLKVKATMCDLREIHISKERYILIICAWVLNFFKRSEIKAIITEIKNGVKKGGFVYVSAFSTSDPSYEIVRKNSKMIEKNTFLLANTKSYYHYFEPQEITSYFKNFKMRRLLIVVCLTLTFVCAQTFRPGVQVNDDQGVCRPSTRVRYKQGSIYVMWMDLRGGQYNNDQRKFNI